A genomic window from Flavobacterium sp. I3-2 includes:
- a CDS encoding alpha/beta hydrolase has protein sequence MSKFSNIKYWLMTKSFGMIVNGISLFNPEKAGKIAYKIFSNPREGKLNAFSDFLQNSQHTTLIYKEHQIQTYHWQGNKETVLLIHGWESNSSRWQGMIQYLKKKKYNIVSLDAPGQGMSSGKEFNAVLYAEFINEVCQKYKPTFLIGHSLGGMTMFYAQSKYQFPFVKKIIGLGSPNIFHRITRNYKSLLSLNNRTYRSYLNIFVKKFNIDTTYFNSEIFVEKINKPLLIIHDKDDAIVPYNDAVQIVNKNPHVKFISTENLGHALVHNQVYKQAVSFLESE, from the coding sequence ATGAGTAAATTTTCGAACATCAAATATTGGCTAATGACCAAATCTTTTGGAATGATAGTTAACGGAATTTCTTTATTCAATCCAGAAAAAGCTGGAAAAATTGCTTATAAAATATTTTCAAATCCTAGAGAAGGCAAATTAAATGCTTTTTCAGATTTTCTTCAAAATTCACAACATACTACTCTTATATATAAAGAGCATCAAATACAAACTTATCATTGGCAAGGAAACAAAGAAACCGTTTTATTAATTCATGGTTGGGAAAGTAACTCAAGCCGTTGGCAAGGAATGATTCAATATTTAAAAAAGAAAAAATATAACATTGTTAGTTTAGATGCGCCTGGTCAAGGTATGAGTTCAGGTAAAGAATTCAATGCCGTTTTATATGCAGAATTTATTAACGAAGTTTGCCAAAAATACAAACCAACCTTTTTAATTGGACATTCACTTGGCGGAATGACCATGTTTTATGCACAATCAAAATATCAATTTCCGTTTGTGAAAAAGATTATTGGTTTAGGTAGTCCGAATATTTTTCATCGCATCACCAGAAATTACAAAAGTTTACTTTCATTAAATAACAGAACCTATCGTTCATATTTAAATATTTTTGTAAAGAAATTTAATATTGACACTACATATTTCAATTCTGAAATTTTTGTAGAAAAGATAAATAAACCTTTATTAATTATTCATGATAAAGATGATGCCATCGTTCCATATAACGATGCTGTTCAAATTGTAAATAAAAATCCGCATGTAAAATTTATAAGTACCGAAAACTTAGGTCATGCGTTGGTTCATAATCAAGTTTATAAACAGGCAGTTTCTTTTTTAGAAAGTGAATAA
- a CDS encoding ExbD/TolR family protein gives MAKMKKSSTRIDMTAMCDVSFLLLTFFVLTSTAKTPEVHPVDLPNSTKETKIPTTDIVTLTVDEEKVYFGLSGKDDKIDVLERMGKEYNIEFTKEEIEKFTTMENFGVDIRELKQLLAKPVGELMKPENHLKGIPYKDSLNNQLSAWVKHSRESTWKRKEDFVKVAIKGNAEEKFGTVNEVVQILQKQRQNRFYLVTGLRDSDF, from the coding sequence ATGGCAAAAATGAAAAAATCAAGTACAAGAATTGATATGACCGCGATGTGTGACGTGTCGTTCTTGTTGCTAACATTCTTTGTTTTAACTTCAACAGCTAAAACTCCAGAGGTTCATCCTGTTGATCTTCCTAATTCTACTAAAGAAACAAAAATTCCTACTACTGACATTGTTACATTAACAGTTGATGAAGAAAAAGTATATTTTGGTTTATCTGGTAAAGATGATAAAATCGATGTGCTTGAAAGAATGGGAAAAGAATATAACATTGAGTTTACTAAAGAAGAAATTGAAAAATTTACAACAATGGAAAACTTTGGTGTTGATATTAGAGAGTTAAAACAATTGTTAGCTAAACCAGTTGGCGAATTAATGAAACCAGAGAATCATTTAAAAGGAATTCCTTATAAAGATTCTTTAAACAATCAACTTTCTGCATGGGTGAAGCATTCAAGAGAATCTACCTGGAAAAGAAAAGAAGATTTCGTTAAGGTTGCTATTAAAGGAAATGCTGAAGAAAAATTCGGTACTGTAAATGAGGTAGTTCAAATCCTACAAAAGCAAAGACAAAATCGTTTTTACTTAGTTACAGGTTTAAGAGATTCAGACTTCTAA
- the rluF gene encoding 23S rRNA pseudouridine(2604) synthase RluF, translated as MEEQLTRLNKFLSEAGFCSRREADKLIDEGRVTINGIVPEMGTKVAPTDEVCVDGKSINANLDEPIYLAFNKPVGIECTTNQEVRNNIVDYINYPKRIFPVGRLDKDSEGLIIMTNDGDIVNKILRARNNHEKEYIVTVDKPITDRFITRMGNGVPILDTITKKCRVEKISRTVFRIFLTQGLNRQIRRMTEYLGYEVVALKRVKIINISLDVAVGKYREITSAEMNELNRLIGDSSKTEEASLPKAPLRASRVTPPPTRDKSSNRNRTELRNERPIRNERKSTENERPLRNERRTPRK; from the coding sequence ATGGAAGAACAATTAACAAGATTAAACAAATTTTTATCAGAAGCCGGCTTTTGCTCGCGTCGTGAGGCAGATAAATTGATTGATGAAGGCAGAGTTACCATAAATGGTATTGTACCAGAGATGGGAACCAAAGTCGCACCAACAGATGAAGTTTGTGTTGACGGCAAATCAATCAATGCAAATCTTGACGAGCCAATTTATTTAGCTTTTAATAAACCTGTAGGAATTGAATGCACTACAAATCAAGAAGTGAGAAATAACATTGTGGATTACATCAATTATCCGAAACGTATTTTTCCTGTCGGAAGATTAGATAAAGATTCGGAAGGACTTATTATAATGACTAACGATGGCGATATTGTAAACAAAATTTTACGCGCAAGAAACAATCACGAGAAAGAATATATAGTAACGGTTGATAAACCAATTACCGACCGATTTATCACGCGAATGGGAAATGGTGTTCCGATTTTGGATACGATTACTAAAAAATGTCGTGTAGAAAAAATCAGTCGAACTGTTTTCAGAATTTTTTTAACTCAAGGTTTAAACAGACAAATTCGTAGAATGACTGAATATTTAGGTTATGAAGTTGTTGCTTTAAAACGCGTTAAAATTATAAATATTTCTTTAGATGTTGCTGTTGGAAAATACAGAGAAATTACCTCAGCCGAAATGAATGAACTAAATCGATTAATTGGCGATTCTAGTAAAACAGAAGAAGCTAGTTTACCTAAAGCTCCATTGAGAGCTAGTCGTGTTACACCACCGCCAACTCGTGATAAATCTTCGAACAGAAATAGAACTGAGTTGAGAAACGAACGTCCAATCAGAAACGAAAGAAAATCTACGGAAAACGAAAGACCTTTACGAAACGAACGTAGAACTCCAAGAAAATAA
- a CDS encoding MotA/TolQ/ExbB proton channel family protein, with amino-acid sequence MTNLANESVEKQASSSGLSNIFAAIAVIICLGFGYIMWAFVLGAGSNFVEGNNQLDPLPGNLMGMMYKGGYVIAVLIGLLTTTVVFGIERFIVITKAGGSGDNKAFVGKIQTLVASNQINEAIELCDTQKGSVANVVKSALVKFKEVKAEGFDADKATETIQKEIEEATVLEMPMLEKNMIVLATLVSTGTLIGLLGTVTGMIKAFSALSTSGSPDSSALATGISEALMNTATGIGTSTLAIIFYNAFTTKIDKLTHFIDEAGFAITQSYRRNNR; translated from the coding sequence ATGACAAACTTAGCAAATGAATCAGTTGAAAAACAAGCGTCTAGTTCAGGATTATCTAACATTTTTGCAGCTATCGCTGTAATTATATGTTTAGGTTTCGGATACATCATGTGGGCATTTGTATTAGGAGCTGGAAGTAACTTCGTAGAAGGTAACAATCAATTAGATCCATTACCAGGAAACTTAATGGGAATGATGTACAAAGGAGGTTACGTTATTGCTGTATTAATTGGTTTATTAACAACAACAGTAGTATTTGGAATCGAAAGATTTATCGTTATTACTAAAGCTGGTGGAAGCGGTGACAACAAAGCATTTGTTGGAAAAATTCAAACTTTAGTTGCTTCGAATCAAATCAATGAAGCTATCGAATTATGTGATACACAAAAAGGTTCAGTTGCAAACGTTGTAAAATCTGCCTTAGTTAAATTTAAAGAAGTTAAAGCTGAAGGTTTTGATGCTGACAAAGCAACAGAGACAATTCAAAAAGAAATTGAAGAAGCTACAGTATTAGAAATGCCAATGTTAGAGAAAAATATGATTGTATTAGCAACATTAGTTTCTACAGGTACGTTAATTGGTTTATTAGGAACAGTAACAGGGATGATTAAAGCATTCTCGGCTTTATCAACTTCTGGTTCTCCTGATTCATCTGCATTAGCAACTGGTATTTCTGAAGCGTTAATGAATACTGCTACAGGTATTGGTACTTCTACTTTAGCAATTATTTTCTATAATGCATTTACTACTAAAATTGATAAATTAACTCATTTCATTGACGAAGCTGGATTTGCTATTACGCAATCTTACAGAAGAAACAACCGTTAA
- a CDS encoding DUF4153 domain-containing protein — translation MKKHLLIFLSTLVFVVLFYNQDLGLNLSIFAIFLMVFNFVQKPEMLKDKRALFLATTVLLCSLSNAWLASFVTFLAVMVSSFVFRLYCENQKLRLIMQSIIFASNWFAYVVQFFQFNTWFETKKSDKEKLFMKIFSYVVLPFLILGVFFALYVSTSDTLLAWYQRFELDINFFIIFVTIFGFYISFVFWNAKIYEVFVTLNRSLKTNFTEDAKKNQKPTFDFLPLEFEMRSGIITLFCLNLMLLFFIVVFNVEHIQNPAINLGDFSNRIHEQIYSIIGSIVLAMLVILFFFKDALNFIQNNKYLVLGAKCWVILNAVLVASAVYQNTIYVTNLGLTYKRLGVYMFLILCFYGLHFTFKKIQNQKTNFYLVDKMTWGFFYTLVFCSLFNWGSFITYYNLTLSETDFEYLEYDLDGNEKELLEYYKTKNLEIPEYLINRVNRQKEKSFLSSQLYYQTVDLNP, via the coding sequence ATGAAAAAACATCTATTAATTTTCTTAAGCACATTGGTTTTTGTGGTGCTTTTTTACAATCAAGATTTAGGTTTAAATCTATCGATTTTTGCTATCTTTTTAATGGTTTTCAATTTTGTTCAAAAACCCGAAATGCTAAAAGATAAGCGAGCGTTATTTTTAGCTACAACCGTTTTACTGTGTTCGTTATCAAATGCATGGCTAGCTAGTTTTGTGACTTTTTTGGCAGTAATGGTTTCTTCATTCGTATTTCGATTATATTGCGAAAATCAAAAGTTGAGATTAATCATGCAATCCATAATTTTTGCTTCGAACTGGTTTGCTTATGTGGTTCAGTTTTTTCAATTCAATACTTGGTTTGAAACTAAAAAATCAGATAAAGAAAAACTGTTTATGAAAATCTTCTCGTACGTTGTTTTACCATTTTTAATTTTGGGTGTTTTCTTTGCTTTGTACGTTTCTACAAGCGACACTTTATTAGCTTGGTATCAACGTTTTGAATTGGATATTAATTTCTTTATCATTTTCGTGACGATTTTTGGATTTTATATTTCGTTTGTTTTTTGGAATGCCAAAATTTATGAAGTTTTTGTAACCTTAAACCGTTCGTTAAAAACAAATTTTACTGAAGATGCAAAAAAGAATCAAAAACCAACTTTCGATTTTCTTCCTTTAGAGTTCGAAATGCGAAGCGGCATCATCACCTTATTTTGTTTAAACTTGATGTTGCTGTTTTTTATCGTAGTTTTTAATGTTGAACATATTCAAAATCCTGCGATAAATCTAGGAGATTTTAGCAATAGAATTCACGAACAAATCTATTCGATTATCGGTTCGATTGTTTTAGCGATGTTGGTGATTTTATTTTTCTTTAAAGATGCTTTAAACTTTATTCAGAATAATAAATACTTGGTACTTGGTGCAAAATGTTGGGTGATTTTAAATGCAGTTTTGGTAGCTTCTGCGGTTTATCAAAATACAATTTACGTAACCAATCTTGGATTGACTTACAAAAGATTGGGTGTTTATATGTTTTTGATTCTTTGTTTTTATGGATTGCATTTTACTTTTAAGAAAATCCAAAATCAAAAAACGAATTTTTATTTGGTTGATAAAATGACTTGGGGATTTTTCTACACTTTGGTTTTTTGTTCTCTTTTTAATTGGGGAAGTTTCATCACCTATTATAATTTAACTTTAAGTGAAACCGATTTTGAATATTTAGAATATGATTTGGATGGAAACGAAAAAGAATTGCTTGAATATTACAAAACGAAAAATTTAGAAATTCCCGAATATTTAATTAATAGAGTGAATAGACAAAAAGAAAAATCATTTTTATCTTCTCAATTGTATTATCAAACCGTAGATTTAAATCCATAA
- a CDS encoding winged helix-turn-helix domain-containing protein: MSIISGLNKEFESRVRLGMMSVLMVNEWVDFTEMKNLLQVTDGNLASHSAALEKNQYIEIKKEFVGKKPRTSYKITEIGKRAFQEHLNFLEKMMRQ; encoded by the coding sequence ATGAGTATTATCAGTGGTTTAAATAAAGAGTTTGAAAGTCGTGTTCGACTTGGAATGATGTCGGTTCTAATGGTAAACGAATGGGTTGATTTTACAGAAATGAAAAATCTGCTTCAAGTTACAGACGGAAATTTGGCAAGTCATTCGGCTGCGCTCGAAAAAAATCAATATATCGAAATTAAAAAAGAGTTTGTTGGGAAAAAACCGCGAACTTCTTACAAAATAACAGAAATTGGAAAACGTGCATTTCAAGAGCATTTAAATTTTCTTGAAAAAATGATGAGGCAATAA